ACTCGATGGCCTCCGAGCAGGTGGATAACGTGCGCCGCATGCTGCTGGCGATGGTGGAAGATTTCCGCTGCGTGGTGATCAAGCTGGCGGAGCGCATCGCCCACCTGCGTGAGGTGAAGGACGCGCCGGAAGACGAGCGCGTGCTGGCGGCGAAAGAGTGCACCAATATTTACGCCCCGCTGGCCAACCGCCTCGGCATCGGCCAGCTGAAGTGGGAGCTGGAAGACTTCTGCTTCCGCTACCTGCACCCCGATGAATACAAACGCATTGCCAAACTGCTGCACGAGCGGCGCATCGATCGCGAAGGCTATATTGATACCTTCGTCGAGTCACTGCGCGCGGAGATCAAGAAAGAGGGTGTCAAGGCCGAGGTGTATGGCCGGCCGAAACATATCTACAGCATCTGGCGCAAGATGCAGAAAAAGGCGCTGGCCTTTGACGAGCTGTTCGACGTGCGCGCGGTGCGCATCGTCGCCGAACGCCTGCAGGACTGCTATGGCGCGCTGGGTATCGTGCATACGCTGTATCGCCACCTGCCGAACGAGTTTGATGACTATGTCGCTAACCCGAAGCCCAACGGCTATCAGTCGATCCACACCGTGGTGCTCGGGCCGAAGGGCAAAACCGTTGAAATTCAGATCCGCACCCGGCAGATGCATGAAGATGCCGAGCTGGGGGTGGCCGCCCACTGGAAGTATAAAGAGGGCTCAACCTCCGGCAGTGCCCGTGGGGCGTCCGGCCATGAAGGGCGCATTGCCTGGCTGCGTAAGCTGATTACCTGGCAGGAAGAGATGGCGGATTCGGGCGAAATGCTCGATGAAGTTCGCAGCCAGGTGTTTGATGACCGGGTCTACGTGTTTACCCCGAAAGGCGACGTGGTCGACCTGCCGGCCGGCTCGACGCCGCTCGACTTCGCCTACCATATCCACAGTGATATCGGCCACCGCTGCATCGGCGCCAAGATCGGTGGACGCATCGTGCCGTTCACCTATCAGCTGCAGATGGGCGATCAGATCGACATTATCACCCAGAAACAGCCGAATCCGAGCCGCGACTGGCTGAACCCGAACCTTGGTTACATTACCACCAGCCGCGGACGCTCGAAGATCCACGCCTGGTTCCGCAAGCAGGATCGCGATAAGAACATCATCGCCGGGCGGCAGATCCTTGACAGCGAGCTGGATCATCTCGATATCAGCCTGAAGGACGCCGAGCGGCTGCTGCTGCCGCGCTATAACTTCCATACCCTCGATGAACTGCTGGCGGCCATCGGTGGCGGCGATATTCGCCTCAACCAGATGAGTAACTACCTGCAGTCGAAGCTCAACAAGCCGAGCGCCGAAGAGGAAGATCGCGAAGCGCTGCGCCAGCTGACGCAGAAAACCGCCAGCAGCGTGCCGCGCAGCAAAGAGAGCGGCAGGGTGGTGGTGGAAGGGGTCGGCAACCTGATGCACCACATCGCCCGCTGCTGCCAGCCGATCCCCGGCGACGACATCACCGGTTTTATCACCCAGGGGCGCGGCATTTCGATCCACCGTGCCGACTGTGACCAGCTGGCCGATCTGATGTCACATGCGCCGGAGCGCATTGTTGACGCGGTGTGGGGGGAAACCTATTCCAGCGGTTATTCGCTGGTGGTGCGTGTTACGGCCAACGATCGTAGCGGCCTGTTACGCGATATCACCACCATCCTTGCCAATGAGAAGGTCAACGTGCTGGGCGTCTCCAGCCACAGCGACACCAAAAAGCAGCTGGCGACCATCGATATGGATATCGAGATCTATAACCAGCAGGTGCTGAGCCGGGTGCTGGCAAGACTCAACCAGGTGCCGGATATTATCGATGCGAAACGTCTGCATTAACTGGCTGGGTGGCGGAGGTGCTGCTGTTGCAGGCATTATGTCGCTGCAGGTTCCGGTGCTCTGGTCGGCCGCTGGCGACAGATCGCCGGGACGCCGTAAACACCTCCCTGTGGGCTCGGATGCCGCATCCTTGCGGCATACGCCCGGCTAACCTGCTCGCCAGCGGCCTCCCTTCTTGCATTTGTGTGGCTGTTCTAAGGGCGTAGCTTCTCCTTCTGGTGCCAGGTTCGGCCGCTGGCGACAGAACGCCGGGACGCCGTAAACACCTCCCTGTGGGCTCGGATGCCGCATCCTTGCGGCATACGCCCGGCTAACCTGCTCGCCAGCGCCCTCCCTTTCTGCCTGTTGTATCGCTGTTTTTAACGTTTAAAATACTGGCTTCGAAGTAAAAGCTGGATATGCTTTCACAGCGATTTCCGTTGTTACGGGCAATCGGGTATATCCGGTTTAGCGGACCGTCGGCGGCCAGGGATGGCCGCCGCCGAGCGCACATGGATGTGTTTATAGCGTGTCCGCGTTCCGGATATACCCGATACGCCATGCACCGGAACCATCAGCGACTTGCTCTTCAGCAGTGATTTGTTATTTCTCACAATTAAATGGATAAAACTATGACTTCTCTCGATCGCCTGCTGGGCATCATGAAAACCCTGCGTGACCCTGAGCACGGCTGCCCGTGGGATCGCGAGCAGACCTTTGCCACCATCGCACCCTATACGCTGGAAGAGACCTATGAGGTGATCGACGCGATCAACCGCGCCGATTTCGACGACCTGCGCGGCGAACTGGGCGATCTGCTGTTTCAGGTGGTGTTCTATGCGCAGATGGCGCAGGAGCAGGGGCGTTTCGACTTTAACGACATCTGCACCGCCATCAGCGACAAGCTGGAGCGCCGCCACCCGCATATCTTTGCCGGTGCACAAGCCGGCAGCAGCGCCGAGGTGCTGGTCAACTGGGAGCAGATTAAAAGCGAGGAGCGGGCGGATAAGGCGCAGCACTCGGCGCTGGACGATATTCCCGCCGCGCTGCCGGCGCTGATGCGCGCGCACAAAATCCAGAAGCGCTGCAGCAACGTCGGCTTCGACTGGACCACCCTCGGGCCGGTGCTGGACAAAGTGTATGAAGAGATCGACGAGGTGATGCACGAAGCGAAGCAGGCGGTGATCGATGAGCAGAAGCTGGAAGAGGAGATTGGCGATCTGCTGTTTGCCACGGTCAATCTGTCGCGCCATCTGGGCAAAAAAGCCGAAACCGCGCTGCAAAAGGCCAACACCAAATTTGAACGCCGCTTCCGCCAGGTTGAGCAGATTATCACCGCTCAGGGGATGAGTATGCCGCAGGCGACGCTGGAGCAGATGGAGGCCGCGTGGCAGCAGGTAAAGTCAGAGGAATAATTGGCTGACACGATTCAACAAAAATGTGACGCGCGTCAACCTTCTGCGTGGCGAAATCAGGTAATGTCAGGGCGGTAAATGCGGTGGCGGTAACACAACCGGAAACGATCAATTGTCGTTCCGGGGTGTTTCGGGTATACTATTTTCCCGTCCTGGTATTTCATTCCATCGTCTTTAAACCTACATTCTCAGGTTCAGCATGACAACGAACTATATTTTTGTGACCGGCGGGGTCGTTTCCTCTCTGGGTAAAGGCATTGCTGCCGCTTCCCTGGCTGCAATCCTTGAAGCGCGCGGTCTTAACGTGACCATCATGAAGCTGGATCCGTATATCAACGTCGATCCGGGCACCATGAGCCCGACTCAGCACGGTGAAGTGTACGTCACCGACGACGGCGCAGAAACCGATCTGGATCTCGGTCACTACGAGCGTTTCATTCGCACCAAGATGAGCCGCCGCAACAACTTCACCACCGGCCGTATCTACTCAGAAGTGCTGCGCAAAGAGCGTCGCGGTGACTATCTGGGCGCGACCATTCAGGTGATCCCACACATTACCAATGCCATCAAAGAGCGCATCATCGAAGGCGGCGAAGGCCACGATGTGGTGCTGGTTGAAATTGGTGGCACCGTCGGTGATATCGAGTCTCTGCCGTTCCTTGAAGCCATCCGTCAGATGGCGGTGGATGTGGGCCGTGAGCACACCATGTATATGCACCTGACCCTGGTGCCCTATATGGCCGCCGCCGGTGAAGTGAAAACCAAACCTACCCAGCACTCCGTGAAAGAGCTGCTGTCGATCGGCATTCAGCCAGACGTGCTGATCTGCCGCTCTGACCGCGCCGTACCGGCCAACGAACGCGCCAAGATTGCGCTGTTCTGTAACGTGCCGGAAAAAGCGGTAATCTCCCTGAAAGACGTCGACTCAATCTACAAGATCCCGGGCATGCTGAAATCGCAGGGCCTCGACGACTTTATCTGCAAACGTTTCAACCTGAACGCACCGGAAGCCAACCTGGCCGAGTGGGAGCAGGTGATTTACGAAGAAGCTAATCCGGGCGCGGAAGTGACCATCGGTATGGTCGGCAAGTACGTTGAGCTGCCGGATGCCTATAAGTCGGTGATTGAAGCCCTTAAGCACGGCGGCCTGAAAAACCGCGTCACGGTCAACATTAAGCTGATCGACTCGCAGGATGTGGAAACCCGCGGTGTGGAAGTGCTGAAGGATCTGGATGCGATCCTGATCCCGGGCGGCTTCGGCTACCGTGGCGTGGAAGGCAAGATCATGACCGCGCAGTATGCGCGCGAGAATAATATCCCGTACCTCGGCATCTGCCTGGGTATGCAGGTGGCGCTGATGGAGTTCGCCCGCAACGTGGCGAACATGCCTGGTGCCAACTCCACCGAATTCCAGCCGGACTGTAAGTACCCGGTGGTGGCGCTGATCACCGAATGGCGTGATGAAGAAGGCAACGTTGAGCAGCGCACCGAGCAGAGCGACCTGGGCGGCACCATGCGTCTGGGCAGCCAGCAGTGCCAGCTGACCGATGACAGCCTGGTGCGCAAGCTGTACGGCAGCGACACCATCGTTGAGCGTCACCGTCACCGCTATGAAGTGAACAATATGCTGTTGCAGCAGATTGAAGCGGCCGGCCTGCGCGTCGCGGGTCGTTCCGGCGACGACCAGCTGGTGGAGATCATCGAGATCCCTGACCACCCGTGGTATGTTGCGTGTCAGTTCCACCCGGAGTTCACCTCCACGCCGCGTGACGGACATCCGCTGTTCAGCGGCTTCGTGAAGGCAGCAAACGAGTTCCAGAAGCGTTTGGCAAAATAAGTGTTTTCATAACGCCCTGAACTTCGGTCTCAGGGCGTTGTTGTCTAAGTTTAAGTTAACTTGTACTGAGGAAAAACTAATGTCCAAAATCGTAAAAGTCATCGGCCGCGAAATCATCGACTCCCGTGGTAACCCGACTGTAGAAGCAGAAGTTCACCTGGAAGGCGGCTTTGTTGGTCTGGCTGCGGCACCATCAGGTGCTTCTACCGGTTCCCGCGAAGCGCTGGAACTGCGTGACGGTGACAAATCTCGTTTCCTGGGCAAAGGCGTAACCAAAGCCGTTGCCGCTGTTAACGGTCCTATCGCTGACGCCGTAACCGGTAAAGACGCGAAAGACCAGGCTAACATCGACAAGATCATGATCGAGCTGGACGGCACCGAGAACAAATCCAAGTTTGGCGCTAACGCCATCCTGGCCGTTTCTCTGGCTGCTGCGAAAGCGGCCGCTGCCTCTAAAGGTCAGCCGCTGTACGAGCACATCGCTGAACTGAACGGCACCGCAGGCAAGTTCTCTATGCCACTGCCAATGATGAACATCATCAACGGCGGCGAGCACGCGGACAACAACGTCGACATTCAGGAGTTCATGATCCAGCCTGTTGGCGCGAAAACGCTGAAAGAAGCGCTGCGTATCGGTTCTGAAGTGTTCCACACCCTGGCAAAAGTGCTGAAGTCTAAAGGCCTGAGCACCGCGGTCGGCGACGAAGGCGGCTACGCGCCAAACCTGGGTTCTAACGCCGAAGCACTGGCCGTTATCGCAGAAGCGGTAAAAGCAGCAGGCTACGAGCTGGGCAAAGACGTTACCTTGGCGATGGACTGTGCGGCATCTGAATTCTACAAAGACGGCAAGTACGTGCTGGCTGGCGAAGGCAACAAAGCCTTCACCTCTGAAGAGTTCACCCACTTCCTGGAAGACCTGACCAAAGATTACCCAATCGTCTCTATCGAAGACGGCCTGGACGAATCTGACTGGGCGGGCTTCGCATACCAGACCAAAGTACTGGGCGACAAAATCCAGCTGGTCGGTGACGATCTGTTCGTGACCAACACTAAGATCCTGAAAGAAGGTATCGATAAAGGCATCGCTAACTCAATCCTGATCAAATTCAACCAGATCGGTTCACTGACCGAAACCCTGGCTGCGATCAAGATGGCGAAAGACGCCGGCTACACCGCGGTGATCTCTCACCGTTCAGGTGAAACCGAAGATGCCACCATCGCTGACCTGGCGGTCGGTACCGCTGCAGGCCAGATCAAAACCGGTTCTATGAGCCGTTCTGACCGCGTAGCTAAGTACAACCAGCTGCTGCGTATTGAAGAAGCGCTGGGCAACCGTGCGCCATTCAACGGCCTGAAAGAAGTTAAAGGCCAGTAAGCTGCGTTAATCCCCGCCGTCACCGGCGCGGAATAACCGACAAAACCCCGTCTGCGGACGGGGTTTTTTTATGCCTGTCGCTACACAAATTCTGGCACCCGGCCTGCCGCCGAGGCTAAAGTTCCCGCCGTTGTTAACCGATAATCAGTGGTGTCCGCCATCCTCCCCACTACAGAGTGAGCACCATGTTCAAAAACGTTAAAGTTGTCACCAGCATCCTTATTATGCTGCTCATTTTCAGTGCGCTGCTGCTGGTCTCCAGCGGGCTGTCGTTTAACGCCATCAGCCAGGATAAGGCCAACTTCAACCGTGCCGGGATCCTCACCCAGCAGCAGGGGCAGCTCAGCGACGCATGGCAGACGCTGGTCAAAACCCGCGTCACCATTAACCGCGTGGCGATCCGCATGCTGAAGAAGCAGACCGATGACGCCTCGCTGGCGGCGATGGCGAAACTGCTTGGCCAGGCGCGCGAGACGCTGGACGACGCGCAGCAGCACTTTAGCCAGTATCAAAATATGCCAATGGTCAGCGGCGAGAGCGCGGCGCTGGCCGACGCGGTCGGCGCGCGCTACCAGCAGCTGCACGGTCTGCTGCAGCAGTCGATTCAGTTCCTCGCGGCGAACAACTATGAGGCCTACGGCAACCTCGACACGCAGCAGGCGCAGGATGAGCTGGAGAGCACCTATGAGCAGTGGCGGGAGCAGAACCGTCAGCTGCTGCAGGTGGGCACGGACCAGAATCAGCAGGGCTACAGCAATATGCTGTGGACGCTGGCGTCGGTGCTGGTGGTACTGGTGGTGCTGCTGATCGCGGTGTGGCAGGGGATCCGTCGCGTGCTGCTGACCCCGCTGCAGCAGCTGCTGGCGCATATGCAACGCATTGCCGCCGGTGACCTGTCGCAGACGCTGGCGGTCGAAGGGCGCAGCGAAATGGGCCAGCTGGCCGATGGGCTGACGCAGATGCAGCACTCGCTGATTAACACCGTCAGCAACGTACGCGACAGCTCAAACGCCATCTATACCGGCGCCAGCGAGATTTCTCAGGGCAACAGCGACCTCTC
This portion of the Erwinia sp. E602 genome encodes:
- the relA gene encoding GTP diphosphokinase, encoding MVAVRSAHLNTAGEFAPDQWITSLGIANQQSCERLAETWRYCETATQDHPDATLLLWRGVEMVEILSMLSMDLETLQASLLFPLADAGVVSEAVLEEHFGKAIVLLVHGVRDMDAIRQLKATHNDSMASEQVDNVRRMLLAMVEDFRCVVIKLAERIAHLREVKDAPEDERVLAAKECTNIYAPLANRLGIGQLKWELEDFCFRYLHPDEYKRIAKLLHERRIDREGYIDTFVESLRAEIKKEGVKAEVYGRPKHIYSIWRKMQKKALAFDELFDVRAVRIVAERLQDCYGALGIVHTLYRHLPNEFDDYVANPKPNGYQSIHTVVLGPKGKTVEIQIRTRQMHEDAELGVAAHWKYKEGSTSGSARGASGHEGRIAWLRKLITWQEEMADSGEMLDEVRSQVFDDRVYVFTPKGDVVDLPAGSTPLDFAYHIHSDIGHRCIGAKIGGRIVPFTYQLQMGDQIDIITQKQPNPSRDWLNPNLGYITTSRGRSKIHAWFRKQDRDKNIIAGRQILDSELDHLDISLKDAERLLLPRYNFHTLDELLAAIGGGDIRLNQMSNYLQSKLNKPSAEEEDREALRQLTQKTASSVPRSKESGRVVVEGVGNLMHHIARCCQPIPGDDITGFITQGRGISIHRADCDQLADLMSHAPERIVDAVWGETYSSGYSLVVRVTANDRSGLLRDITTILANEKVNVLGVSSHSDTKKQLATIDMDIEIYNQQVLSRVLARLNQVPDIIDAKRLH
- the mazG gene encoding nucleoside triphosphate pyrophosphohydrolase — encoded protein: MTSLDRLLGIMKTLRDPEHGCPWDREQTFATIAPYTLEETYEVIDAINRADFDDLRGELGDLLFQVVFYAQMAQEQGRFDFNDICTAISDKLERRHPHIFAGAQAGSSAEVLVNWEQIKSEERADKAQHSALDDIPAALPALMRAHKIQKRCSNVGFDWTTLGPVLDKVYEEIDEVMHEAKQAVIDEQKLEEEIGDLLFATVNLSRHLGKKAETALQKANTKFERRFRQVEQIITAQGMSMPQATLEQMEAAWQQVKSEE
- the pyrG gene encoding glutamine hydrolyzing CTP synthase, producing MTTNYIFVTGGVVSSLGKGIAAASLAAILEARGLNVTIMKLDPYINVDPGTMSPTQHGEVYVTDDGAETDLDLGHYERFIRTKMSRRNNFTTGRIYSEVLRKERRGDYLGATIQVIPHITNAIKERIIEGGEGHDVVLVEIGGTVGDIESLPFLEAIRQMAVDVGREHTMYMHLTLVPYMAAAGEVKTKPTQHSVKELLSIGIQPDVLICRSDRAVPANERAKIALFCNVPEKAVISLKDVDSIYKIPGMLKSQGLDDFICKRFNLNAPEANLAEWEQVIYEEANPGAEVTIGMVGKYVELPDAYKSVIEALKHGGLKNRVTVNIKLIDSQDVETRGVEVLKDLDAILIPGGFGYRGVEGKIMTAQYARENNIPYLGICLGMQVALMEFARNVANMPGANSTEFQPDCKYPVVALITEWRDEEGNVEQRTEQSDLGGTMRLGSQQCQLTDDSLVRKLYGSDTIVERHRHRYEVNNMLLQQIEAAGLRVAGRSGDDQLVEIIEIPDHPWYVACQFHPEFTSTPRDGHPLFSGFVKAANEFQKRLAK
- the eno gene encoding phosphopyruvate hydratase; amino-acid sequence: MSKIVKVIGREIIDSRGNPTVEAEVHLEGGFVGLAAAPSGASTGSREALELRDGDKSRFLGKGVTKAVAAVNGPIADAVTGKDAKDQANIDKIMIELDGTENKSKFGANAILAVSLAAAKAAAASKGQPLYEHIAELNGTAGKFSMPLPMMNIINGGEHADNNVDIQEFMIQPVGAKTLKEALRIGSEVFHTLAKVLKSKGLSTAVGDEGGYAPNLGSNAEALAVIAEAVKAAGYELGKDVTLAMDCAASEFYKDGKYVLAGEGNKAFTSEEFTHFLEDLTKDYPIVSIEDGLDESDWAGFAYQTKVLGDKIQLVGDDLFVTNTKILKEGIDKGIANSILIKFNQIGSLTETLAAIKMAKDAGYTAVISHRSGETEDATIADLAVGTAAGQIKTGSMSRSDRVAKYNQLLRIEEALGNRAPFNGLKEVKGQ
- a CDS encoding methyl-accepting chemotaxis protein, with the translated sequence MFKNVKVVTSILIMLLIFSALLLVSSGLSFNAISQDKANFNRAGILTQQQGQLSDAWQTLVKTRVTINRVAIRMLKKQTDDASLAAMAKLLGQARETLDDAQQHFSQYQNMPMVSGESAALADAVGARYQQLHGLLQQSIQFLAANNYEAYGNLDTQQAQDELESTYEQWREQNRQLLQVGTDQNQQGYSNMLWTLASVLVVLVVLLIAVWQGIRRVLLTPLQQLLAHMQRIAAGDLSQTLAVEGRSEMGQLADGLTQMQHSLINTVSNVRDSSNAIYTGASEISQGNSDLSSRTEQQAASLEQTAASMEQLTATVKQNADNARQATVLARNASETAGKGGRVVDGVVKTMSEISDSSRRIADITSVIDGIAFQTNILALNAAVEAARAGEQGRGFAVVAGEVRNLAQRSAQAAKEIKGLIEASVSRVDAGSQQVTTAGETMNEIVSAVVRVTDIMGEIASASDEQSRGIDQIGVAVTEMDRVTQQNAALVQQSAAASASLEEQASRLTQTVAVFKIGQPAAVARVAPALPALKTPQLAAPRKALAADEGNWETF